A region from the Desulfoglaeba alkanexedens ALDC genome encodes:
- a CDS encoding diadenylate cyclase has protein sequence MSQFWAFIGSIRWQDLVDITFNSYVLFRLYVLFRNTNAFRILAGIASVWLVQEMAASLGLILTSWALQAITAAAAIIIIVVFRNEIRSVLQARNFKAFFWGSPLRETPTPIETIVDTVFQMGKKRIGALIVIPGKEDLRELVHGGIPWNGTVSPEMLMSIFWPNNPVHDGAIVIQGNRVVEVGVLLPLSQRQDLPTFYGTRHRAAAGLAERTDALVIAVSEERGRVTVAKDNWIKPILQPEDLAHLLQEHLNISKDDGGDKQRRERTRLVVAALLSFIVMTGIWFGFTRSRDTLIALSVPIEYVNRPFQYQILETSVTEVHLQLHGSSALLKSLKPEQVAVRVSLAKAEEGRNVFPITQENIILPPGVFLHSVNPATVEVVLDTPASKVVPVQVDWTGRLPEGLILSEMAVEPEKVEVMGGKTLLESIHTLYTAPVRLDNLSRSGTLSAGIILSPSSLKLAPGTSDTVTIRYIVSEKAPNPSP, from the coding sequence ATGTCTCAGTTTTGGGCCTTCATCGGAAGCATCCGCTGGCAGGACCTGGTCGATATCACATTCAACAGCTACGTACTTTTCCGCCTGTACGTCCTGTTTCGGAACACCAACGCCTTCCGGATCCTGGCGGGCATCGCATCGGTGTGGCTCGTCCAGGAAATGGCCGCATCCCTGGGACTCATCCTGACCAGCTGGGCACTCCAGGCCATCACAGCCGCAGCCGCCATCATCATTATCGTGGTTTTCCGAAATGAAATCCGTTCGGTGCTCCAGGCCCGTAACTTCAAAGCCTTCTTCTGGGGTTCGCCGCTGCGCGAAACACCCACGCCCATTGAAACCATAGTCGACACGGTTTTTCAAATGGGCAAGAAGCGCATCGGGGCACTCATCGTCATTCCGGGAAAAGAAGACCTGCGGGAACTGGTCCACGGGGGCATCCCCTGGAACGGCACGGTTTCTCCCGAAATGCTCATGAGCATTTTCTGGCCCAATAATCCGGTCCACGACGGAGCCATTGTCATCCAGGGAAACCGGGTGGTTGAAGTGGGTGTTCTCCTGCCGCTTTCCCAGCGCCAGGACCTTCCCACCTTTTACGGGACCAGGCATCGTGCGGCCGCCGGCCTGGCCGAACGGACCGACGCGCTGGTCATCGCCGTTTCCGAAGAACGGGGGCGTGTAACGGTAGCCAAGGACAACTGGATCAAACCCATACTGCAACCGGAAGATCTCGCCCATCTTCTACAGGAACACCTGAATATTTCCAAAGACGATGGAGGAGACAAACAGCGCAGAGAACGAACCCGACTCGTTGTGGCCGCGCTGCTTTCGTTCATCGTCATGACGGGCATCTGGTTCGGATTCACCAGGAGCCGCGACACTCTGATCGCACTGAGCGTGCCCATCGAATACGTGAATCGTCCGTTTCAGTACCAGATCCTTGAGACGTCGGTCACGGAAGTCCACCTACAACTACATGGATCAAGTGCTCTGCTCAAGTCGCTCAAACCCGAACAGGTGGCCGTGAGGGTCAGCCTAGCCAAGGCGGAAGAAGGGCGGAACGTGTTCCCGATCACCCAGGAGAACATCATTCTGCCGCCGGGGGTCTTCCTCCACTCCGTCAATCCCGCCACCGTTGAAGTAGTATTGGACACGCCCGCATCGAAGGTGGTCCCCGTTCAGGTGGATTGGACGGGGCGGCTTCCGGAAGGATTGATCCTCTCCGAAATGGCTGTCGAACCCGAAAAGGTGGAAGTCATGGGCGGAAAGACGCTGCTCGAAAGCATTCACACCCTTTATACGGCCCCCGTCCGACTGGACAACCTGTCCCGCTCCGGCACCCTGAGCGCCGGGATCATCCTTTCACCTTCGTCCCTGAAGCTCGCACCGGGCACCAGCGACACAGTGACCATCCGCTACATCGTCTCCGAAAAGGCCCCTAATCCAAGCCCTTAG
- a CDS encoding DUF2914 domain-containing protein, whose amino-acid sequence MPLKKFALGAPFLAWLLLAGAVVPVNAQDALDTEGSPADGAVQPAEESRSSQLALAETAMCEAIDQMRPVNKGYAFPVSAGQVYCYTLLDPVPTTQWIYHRWYHRDRLSTQIRLKVNPPRWATYSLIRLRETDKGPWRVEISDERNNLLGTVRFSITD is encoded by the coding sequence ATGCCTCTGAAGAAATTTGCACTCGGCGCGCCTTTTCTCGCCTGGCTCCTTCTTGCCGGAGCGGTTGTTCCGGTGAACGCTCAGGACGCGTTGGACACAGAGGGATCCCCGGCAGACGGAGCGGTTCAACCCGCCGAAGAAAGCCGCTCATCCCAGCTGGCCCTTGCTGAAACGGCCATGTGCGAGGCCATCGACCAGATGCGCCCCGTCAACAAGGGCTACGCCTTTCCTGTATCGGCCGGCCAGGTCTATTGCTACACGCTGCTGGATCCGGTCCCGACAACCCAGTGGATCTATCACCGCTGGTACCATCGGGACCGGTTGAGCACTCAGATCCGCCTCAAAGTAAATCCTCCACGGTGGGCTACCTACAGCCTGATTCGGCTTCGGGAAACCGATAAGGGACCCTGGCGCGTGGAAATTTCGGATGAACGCAACAACCTGTTGGGCACCGTACGTTTCAGCATAACGGATTGA
- a CDS encoding thermonuclease family protein has protein sequence MLGLLWVLAAIASAARTLPEEGVVAKVFDGDTVLLHSGERIRYLGIDAPEVAHDRRPADCYGYEAKERNARWVLGKKIRLEYEGEPRDSYGRLMAYVFLTDGRLINAELVREGCAWVFRKDISPRMFERLLSAQRDALAYRRGMWDACPVEPEDRYIGNKRSYVFHRPHCRFGKKVSKTNRVVFFTRWSALEKGYHPCRRCKP, from the coding sequence GTGCTGGGCCTCCTGTGGGTGCTGGCGGCAATCGCGTCCGCGGCCCGCACGCTTCCGGAAGAGGGCGTGGTGGCCAAGGTGTTTGACGGTGACACGGTCCTTTTGCACTCCGGAGAACGGATCAGGTACTTGGGGATCGATGCCCCCGAGGTGGCCCATGACCGCCGGCCGGCGGATTGTTACGGGTACGAGGCGAAGGAACGAAATGCGCGGTGGGTGCTGGGAAAGAAAATCCGGCTTGAATACGAAGGCGAGCCCAGGGATTCCTATGGTCGGCTCATGGCCTACGTTTTTCTGACCGATGGACGTCTCATCAACGCCGAATTGGTTCGGGAAGGTTGCGCCTGGGTTTTCCGAAAAGACATATCGCCCCGCATGTTCGAGCGCCTTCTTTCCGCTCAGCGGGACGCCCTGGCGTACCGACGGGGTATGTGGGATGCGTGCCCGGTGGAACCGGAAGACCGGTACATTGGAAACAAGCGCAGTTATGTTTTCCATCGGCCGCATTGCCGGTTTGGAAAAAAGGTGTCGAAGACTAATCGCGTGGTCTTCTTCACCCGTTGGTCGGCACTGGAGAAAGGCTATCATCCCTGCAGGCGCTGTAAGCCTTGA
- a CDS encoding TetR/AcrR family transcriptional regulator, which yields MKGRKQQAVRLLIERFSREGRPEALVAFFESRLARAGSPEQVLQEALETFWETRKVIREAGAPVDLPLSSLLDILQQAVVACGVAPETFYRLVARQLLDETEANDGARELPSVSTREKILNAALELFSDKGFHQATVDEIADRAGVGKGTLYRYFSNKEALFHELVQSRLKDLERQAEAVLDGQDDVLTMIRKYLRIYFEFFDKNQRLYRVMVQEHPEFGERVQDLYIEKILRRIPLLKRKVYEARQRGVLRDVTFNTTFYGVMGFIHGVIQRWLAHDCSYPLMEELPAVQEVLFYGFVQQRKSEPISVE from the coding sequence ATGAAAGGCAGGAAGCAACAGGCGGTACGGCTCCTGATCGAAAGGTTCTCCCGCGAGGGGCGCCCGGAAGCTCTTGTGGCCTTTTTCGAGAGCCGGCTGGCTCGAGCCGGTTCTCCGGAGCAGGTGCTTCAGGAAGCCCTGGAGACGTTTTGGGAAACCCGCAAAGTGATCCGGGAGGCGGGTGCTCCTGTGGATCTTCCCCTCTCCTCGCTGCTCGATATCCTCCAGCAGGCAGTCGTGGCTTGCGGGGTGGCTCCGGAGACGTTCTACCGCTTGGTCGCGCGGCAGCTCCTGGATGAAACCGAGGCGAACGACGGGGCGCGGGAGTTGCCGAGCGTGAGCACGCGGGAGAAGATTCTGAACGCGGCGCTGGAACTCTTTTCCGACAAGGGATTTCATCAGGCGACGGTCGACGAGATCGCGGACCGGGCCGGCGTGGGCAAGGGCACCCTCTATCGGTACTTTTCCAACAAGGAAGCCCTTTTTCACGAGCTTGTCCAGTCCCGGCTCAAGGACCTGGAACGACAGGCGGAAGCCGTTCTCGACGGGCAGGACGACGTCCTCACCATGATCCGCAAGTATCTCCGGATCTACTTTGAATTTTTCGACAAAAACCAGAGGCTCTACCGGGTGATGGTCCAGGAACATCCGGAGTTCGGGGAACGAGTGCAAGACCTTTACATTGAAAAGATCCTGAGGCGAATCCCTCTGCTGAAACGCAAGGTCTATGAAGCTCGACAGCGGGGAGTCCTGAGGGATGTGACCTTCAACACCACCTTTTACGGTGTGATGGGCTTCATCCATGGGGTCATCCAGCGCTGGCTCGCTCACGACTGCAGCTACCCGCTCATGGAGGAACTGCCCGCCGTGCAGGAAGTGCTGTTTTACGGATTTGTTCAGCAGAGGAAATCGGAACCGATCAGCGTAGAATGA
- the acpP gene encoding acyl carrier protein, which translates to MDTNEMRRKVVDIIASQLGVEKDIITPEAHVVDDLGADSLDVVELVMALEEAFDLEIPDEDAENIRTVKDIFDYLEKSL; encoded by the coding sequence ATGGATACCAATGAAATGCGTCGGAAAGTGGTGGATATCATAGCCTCTCAGCTGGGCGTGGAAAAGGACATCATTACGCCCGAAGCGCACGTGGTGGACGACCTTGGAGCCGACTCCCTGGACGTGGTCGAACTGGTCATGGCCCTGGAGGAAGCCTTCGATCTGGAAATCCCCGACGAAGATGCAGAAAACATTCGCACGGTGAAAGATATCTTCGATTACCTGGAAAAGTCCCTGTGA
- the mraZ gene encoding division/cell wall cluster transcriptional repressor MraZ: protein MGLLKQPRFRGHSFHRLDSKGRLRIPTKFREILQQNYTDGLILTNMPNCLVAYPPEVWEEIESKAVTMSQVQPQQRSFVRYFIASAVECEFDRQGRILIPPLLRARAEIDQEVLLIGAMQSIEIWSRDSYEREMERSKQNFDQMAQDASVIGV, encoded by the coding sequence GTGGGACTCCTGAAGCAGCCGCGCTTCCGCGGACATTCCTTTCACCGCCTCGACAGCAAGGGACGGCTTCGGATTCCCACGAAGTTTCGCGAAATTCTGCAGCAGAACTATACCGACGGGCTCATTCTCACCAACATGCCCAACTGCCTCGTGGCCTATCCGCCCGAAGTATGGGAAGAAATCGAAAGCAAGGCGGTCACGATGTCTCAAGTTCAACCGCAGCAGCGGTCGTTCGTTCGTTACTTCATCGCCAGCGCCGTCGAATGCGAATTCGACAGGCAGGGCCGCATCCTCATTCCACCGCTGCTGCGGGCGCGAGCCGAAATCGACCAGGAAGTGTTGCTGATCGGGGCCATGCAGAGTATCGAAATCTGGAGCCGCGACAGTTACGAACGGGAAATGGAGCGGAGCAAGCAGAATTTCGACCAGATGGCTCAAGACGCTTCGGTGATCGGTGTCTGA
- the rsmH gene encoding 16S rRNA (cytosine(1402)-N(4))-methyltransferase RsmH — protein sequence MSLSQETRHVPVLRDEVIEALACTAGKRYVDGTIGGGGYAEAILEASGPDGLLLGLDWDEDALKRAARRLSRFSGRFFLERGSYDNLSAFLKSRGWERVDGIVLDLGVSSDQVEDADRGFSFAWDGPLDMRMDRGNPVTAADLVNRLPEHELADVIRTLGEERWARRIARAIAARRADRPFSRTLELAALVAAVVPKTADSRRIHPATRTFLALRLAVNRELQVLERFLQSALDLLNPGGRLAVVTFHSLEDRLVKRAFQEWAKPCRCPPEAPKCTCGGQAWVRLLPRKGVRPSEQEVAANPRARSARLRALERRL from the coding sequence ATGAGTCTTTCGCAAGAGACCAGGCATGTTCCGGTGCTGAGGGACGAGGTGATCGAGGCTCTGGCTTGCACCGCGGGCAAGCGCTACGTGGACGGAACGATCGGCGGTGGAGGCTATGCGGAAGCGATCCTGGAAGCGTCCGGCCCGGACGGGCTCCTGCTGGGCCTCGACTGGGACGAAGACGCTCTGAAACGGGCCGCGCGGCGGCTTTCACGGTTTTCGGGACGGTTCTTTCTGGAAAGAGGAAGCTATGATAATCTCTCGGCTTTCCTCAAGTCCCGGGGATGGGAACGGGTGGACGGGATCGTGTTGGACTTGGGGGTGTCGTCGGATCAGGTGGAGGACGCCGACCGGGGATTCAGTTTCGCATGGGACGGACCGCTCGACATGAGGATGGACCGGGGGAATCCTGTGACGGCTGCGGATCTGGTGAACCGGCTCCCGGAACACGAACTGGCGGATGTCATCCGGACGCTGGGTGAGGAACGGTGGGCCCGGAGGATCGCTCGGGCCATCGCCGCCCGGCGTGCGGATCGGCCCTTTTCCAGGACCTTGGAACTGGCGGCATTGGTTGCGGCCGTCGTTCCGAAAACGGCGGACAGCCGCCGGATTCATCCGGCGACGCGCACGTTTCTGGCTCTCCGGCTGGCGGTGAACCGGGAGCTCCAGGTGCTGGAGCGTTTTCTCCAGTCGGCTCTGGACCTTTTGAATCCCGGTGGGCGGCTGGCCGTCGTCACTTTCCATTCCCTGGAAGACCGTCTGGTGAAGCGGGCTTTCCAGGAGTGGGCCAAACCGTGCCGCTGCCCGCCCGAGGCACCGAAATGCACGTGCGGCGGACAGGCTTGGGTGAGGCTGCTTCCGCGAAAGGGTGTCCGGCCTTCGGAGCAGGAAGTGGCGGCCAATCCCCGGGCTCGGAGCGCACGGCTGAGAGCGTTGGAAAGAAGGCTTTGA